Proteins co-encoded in one Quercus robur chromosome 8, dhQueRobu3.1, whole genome shotgun sequence genomic window:
- the LOC126694089 gene encoding pentatricopeptide repeat-containing protein At5g66520-like — protein MAAFLLAPSLPKQRFPTPLVRTPTRIPASIHLLQLCQNYQEVKQLHAQLVVTGLLDCYPNAGRLLESYVKTSQINSAFSIFHRLPSPDVFAYNTMIRGFTLCKCPHESLFLYNKLLLDGLTPDNYTYTFVLKACSHLEALSEGKQVHSQIIKAGIAPDTHIHSSLIHMYTNSDSIACAERVLAEFSEENTHTKNAIISGYLSKGHVEKARRMFDTMEAKDVASWSAMVTGYTKNDMYLEALGVFHEMMVSQVHPNESTLVSSLSACAHLGALDQGRWIHAYLDKAGVKIGVTLGTALIDMYAKCGSIRCGYELFQKMPQKDIVTWGVIISGFALHGQAEKCFQLFDEMVASGTYPNEVIFVAVLSACSHAGYVELGHHYFNQMIHDFGIRPSIEHYGCMVDLLGRAGQLLEAEKFIMLMPEEPNSIIWGALLSACRTYGDVRRGNHAFRHLIELEPLSGDRYKLAGLMLTSAGEKGDATKIRKFIKKNDLETTCGMSFVEIDGVVHEFVAGDIDHSKLREINRLWKGLMAN, from the coding sequence ATGGCTGCTTTCCTCTTAGCTCCGTCCTTGCCCAAACAGAGGTTTCCTACCCCATTAGTAAGGACCCCAACTAGAATTCCTGCAAGCATCCACTTGCTTCAATTGTGCCAAAACTATCAGGAAGTTAAACAATTACACGCGCAGTTGGTTGTGACAGGTCTCCTTGACTGTTATCCAAATGCTGGGAGGCTCCTTGAGTCATATGTTAAAACGTCACAAATCAACTCTGCCTTTTCAATCTTTCATAGACTACCTTCTCCTGATGTATTTGCCTACAACACCATGATCAGAGGCTTTACACTCTGTAAGTGCCCACATGAGTCTCTCTTTCTGTATAATAAGCTGTTACTAGATGGACTAACCCCAGACAATTACACTTACACCTTTGTCCTTAAAGCATGTTCCCATTTGGAAGCTCTTTCCGAGGGTAAACAAGTGCATAGCCAGATAATAAAAGCTGGAATAGCACCTGATACCCACATTCATAGCTCACTAATCCATATGTACACAAATTCAGATAGCATTGCTTGTGCAGAGCGTGTTCTTGCAGAATTCTCGGAAGAGAACACGCATACCAAGAACGCTATAATCTCTGGGTACCTAAGTAAAGGTCATGTAGAAAAGGCTAGAAGAATGTTTGATACCATGGAAGCAAAAGATGTTGCATCTTGGAGTGCAATGGTTACAGGATACACCAAGAATGATATGTATTTAGAGGCTTTAGGTGTCTTTCATGAAATGATGGTTTCCCAAGTGCATCCAAATGAATCCACACTCGTGAGCTCATTGTCTGCCTGTGCTCATTTGGGTGCACTGGATCAAGGAAGATGGATACATGCATATCTTGATAAAGCTGGGGTGAAGATTGGTGTTACCTTGGGTACTGCTCTCATTGATATGTATGCCAAGTGTGGTAGCATCAGATGTGGCTATGAACTCTTTCAAAAAATGCCTCAAAAAGATATAGTAACATGGGGAGTCATTATATCTGGTTTTGCCTTGCatggacaagctgaaaaatgcTTTCAACTGTTTGATGAGATGGTTGCTAGTGGAACTTATCCAAATGAAGTGATCTTTGTGGCTGTATTATCTGCTTGCTCCCATGCTGGATATGTGGAGCTTGGACATCACTATTTCAATCAAATGATTCATGATTTTGGGATTAGGCCTTCGATTGAGCATTATGGATGCATGGTCGACCTCCTTGGCCGTGCTGGGCAGTTGTTAGAAGCCGAAAAGTTCATCATGTTGATGCCGGAAGAACCCAATTCAATTATATGGGGTGCATTACTTAGTGCTTGTCGAACCTATGGTGACGTAAGGAGAGGAAACCATGCTTTCAGACACCTCATTGAGCTTGAGCCACTGTCAGGTGACCGATATAAACTAGCAGGGCTCATGTTGACTAGTGCGGGTGAAAAAGGGGATGCAaccaaaattagaaaattcatcAAGAAAAATGACTTGGAGACAACATGTGGTATGAGTTTTGTTGAAATAGATGGTGTTGTCCATGAGTTTGTAGCAGGTGATATAGACCATAGCAAGCTTAGAGAGATCAACAGGCTATGGAAGGGTTTGATGGCAAATTAG
- the LOC126694090 gene encoding actin-related protein 8 isoform X1, translating to MAMLLRKVWGSVSNRSESESESSSSDRNRIFSSSLSSLGAFDQLPADILMQILRKLEAKDAVKMSVVCKSWKSLISDNLLWISFLQNHPYESWDAIFFAETSLRSGYPLQTFPTLMPELSFMRIYSQRMRVPGSVIIDGGSGYCKFGWSKYACPSGKSATFLEFGNIESPMYSRLRHFFATIYNRMQVKPSNQPIVVSVPICHYDDTESAKASRRQLKKTMYSALFDMNVPAVCAINQAILALYAARRTSGIVVNIGFQVTSVVPILHGKVMRKVGVEVVGVGALKLTGFLKELMQLNNINFGSLYTVRTLKENLCYVAADYEAELSKNMPASFEITGEGPITLSKERFQTGEILFRPSIGGVRAMGLHQAVALCMDHCHDAELTSDDAWFKTVVLSGGTACLPGLAERLEKELHGLLPASISNGIRVIPPPYGVDTAWFGAKLVSNLSNFPGPWCLTKKPSGLKSKLNLMW from the exons ATGGCGATGCTGCTCAGAAAAGTGTGGGGATCGGTCTCGAACCGGTCCGAGTCGGAGTCGGAGTCGTCGTCGTCGGATCGTAACCGAATTTTCTCGTCGTCGTTGTCGTCGCTAGGGGCGTTCGATCAGTTACCGGCGGATATATTGATGCAGATACTGAGAAAGCTTGAAGCTAAGGACGCTGTGAAAATGAGCGTGGTGTGTAAGTCTTGGAAATCGCTCATCTCCGATAATCTTCTCTGGATTTCCTTCCTCCAGAACCACCCGTATGAGTCTTGGGACGCTATTTTCTTCGCCGAAACCAGCTTGCGATCCGGTTATCCTCTTCA AACATTCCCCACTCTGATGCCAGAATTATCATTCATGCGCATTTATAGTCAACGGATGCGAGTTCCAGGTTCTGTTATTATCGATG GTGGTTCTGGTTATTGCAAATTTGGTTGGAGCAAATATGCTTGTCCATCTGGGAAATCAGCAACATTTTTG GAATTTGGTAACATTGAGTCTCCAATGTACTCTAGGCTTCGACATTTTTTTGCAACTATTTATAACAG GATGCAGGTGAAACCATCTAATCAGCCAATTGTTGTGTCTGTACCAATCTGCCATTATGACG ATACTGAATCTGCCAAAGCATCAAGGCGGCAGCTCAAAAAAACCATGTACTCAGCCTTATTTGATATGAATGTCCCTGCTGTTTGTGCCATCAATCAG gcAATATTAGCATTATATGCTGCGAGACGAACTTCAGGAATTGTTGTTAATATTGGTTTTCAAGTCACATCTGTTGTTCCAA ttttacaTGGTAAGGTAATGCGCAAGGTCGGTGTGGAAGTTGTGGGAGTGGGAGCATTAAAACTTACAGGGTTCCTTAAGGAACTGATGCAGCTGAACAATATAAATTTCGGATCACTGTATACTGTTCGCACACTGAAAGAG AACCTATGTTATGTTGCTGCTGATTATGAGGCCGAATTATCTAAAAATATGCCAGCATCATTTGAAATTACGGGAGAAGGTCCTATTACTCTTTCGAAAGAGCGGTTTCAAACAGGAGAGATCTTATTCCGGCCAAGTATTGGAGGAGT GCGTGCAATGGGTTTGCACCAGGCTGTAGCACTTTGCATGGACCACTGCCATGATGCAGAATTAACAAGCGATGATGCTTGGTTCAAGACTGTAGTCTTGTCAGGGGGGACTGCATGTTTACCAGGGCTGGCAG AGAGGTTAGAGAAGGAACTACATGGACTTCTTCCCGCATCCATTTCTAATGGAATCAGAGTCATTCCTCCTCCATATGGTGTGGACACTGCATGGTTTGGGGCAAAGCTCGTCAGCAAT TTAAGCAACTTTCCTGGTCCTTGGTGTCTGACAAAGAAGCCGTCTGGACTGAAGTCTAAACTCAACCTCATGTGGTGA